In Engraulis encrasicolus isolate BLACKSEA-1 chromosome 24, IST_EnEncr_1.0, whole genome shotgun sequence, a single genomic region encodes these proteins:
- the emx2 gene encoding homeobox protein EMX2 — protein MFQPTPKRCFTIESLVAKDNPLPSSRSEEPLRPAALSYANSSQINPFLNGFHSGGRGVYSNPDLVFTEAVSHPPNSAVSVHPVPPPHALAAHPLSSSHGPHPLFASQQRDPSTFYPWLIHRYRYLGHRFQGNETSPESFLLHNALARKPKRIRTAFSPSQLLRLEHAFEKNHYVVGAERKQLAHSLSLTETQVKVWFQNRRTKFKRQKLEEEGSDSQQKKKGTHHINRWRLATKQGSPEEIDVTSDD, from the exons ATGTTTCAACCCACACCGAAGAGGTGTTTTACCATAGAATCATTGGTAGCGAAGGATAATCCTTTGCCTTCATCGAGATCCGAGGAGCCCTTACGACCAGCGGCTCTCAGCTACGCAAACTCGAGTCAGATAAACCCCTTTTTAAACGGCTTTCACTCCGGCGGCCGGGGTGTCTATTCGAATCCGGACTTGGTATTTACGGAGGCGGTTTCCCATCCGCCAAACTCCGCCGTCTCAGTTCATCCTGTCCCTCCTCCACATGCGTTGGCAGCACACCCGCTTTCATCTTCGCATGGCCCGCATCCGCTTTTTGCCAGCCAGCAAAGGGACCCTTCAACTTTTTATCCATGGTTGATACATAGATACAGATATTTGGGTCACAGATTCCAAG GCAATGAAACAAGTCCGGAAAGCTTTCTCTTGCACAACGCACTGGCCAGAAAACCCAAAAGAATACGCACTGCATTCTCACCATCGCAGCTCTTGCGACTCGAACACGCCTTTGAAAAAAACCATTACGTGGTCGGTGCGGAACGAAAACAGCTTGCACACAGCCTTAGCCTCACAGAAACTCAG GTGAAAGTTTGGTTCCAGAATAGAAGAACTAAATTCAAACGACAGAAACTGGAGGAAGAGGGTTCGGATTCCCAACAGAAAAAGAAGGGAACGCACCATATAAACCGATGGAGGCTGGCAACCAAACAAGGGAGCCCGGAGGAAATTGATGTCACATCAGACGATTGA